Proteins encoded within one genomic window of Alteribacter populi:
- a CDS encoding universal stress protein, with protein sequence MTVRYSRILVAVDGSMEAKRALRKASELAKEYGSTLFITHVVDTRSFASVEPYDRSIVREVENDAKRMLNEYKKQAQNNQVEDVQIITDYGSPKVKIAKNIVKQHDIDLIVTGATGLNAVERFLIGSVSEYITRHARCDVLIVRSEVK encoded by the coding sequence GATTTTAGTAGCTGTAGACGGATCCATGGAAGCAAAGCGAGCGCTGAGAAAAGCAAGTGAGCTGGCAAAGGAATATGGAAGTACCCTGTTTATAACTCACGTTGTCGACACTCGATCCTTTGCTTCGGTCGAGCCTTATGACCGCTCAATCGTAAGAGAAGTAGAAAATGATGCAAAACGTATGTTAAATGAATACAAAAAACAAGCTCAAAATAATCAGGTTGAAGATGTACAAATCATTACCGATTACGGATCACCTAAAGTAAAGATAGCAAAAAATATCGTCAAACAACATGACATAGACCTAATAGTCACAGGCGCTACTGGCTTAAATGCTGTTGAACGCTTTTTAATTGGCAGTGTTTCGGAATATATTACCCGACACGCAAGATGTGATGTGCTCATTGTTCGAAGCGAAGTCAAGTAA
- a CDS encoding EcsC family protein, whose translation MKMSRAEQVLKEIEDWEKSYFKIEGTDISLTYQKWINQTYSSLDARWRSKLLTLMDDILFHVQAAIQQTTYEKQTEVSLFTQARIFNEDIHEIKDMKKLTIDQLRFIARKQLAKQRLLSLAQGGLTGVGGPLFTLSDLPLVLAINLRTIQQLAMTYGYDLRKPYEMMFVLKVFHVVSLPRHFQYPAWKDLEKEAESADEEWLFYDGDENIISQAWMQRPLQNITKLFLLTMLRKKLVQGIPLFGIITGATINYRFTRQIAEGAHQFYGKRHLQEKLRR comes from the coding sequence ATGAAGATGTCTAGAGCAGAACAGGTGCTAAAAGAAATAGAGGACTGGGAGAAGTCGTATTTTAAAATCGAAGGAACTGACATCTCACTTACATACCAAAAGTGGATTAACCAAACGTATTCCTCATTGGATGCTCGGTGGCGCTCGAAACTGCTAACGCTTATGGATGATATTTTGTTTCATGTACAAGCTGCCATACAACAAACGACCTACGAAAAACAAACCGAGGTATCTCTATTTACCCAAGCACGAATATTTAATGAGGATATCCATGAAATTAAGGACATGAAGAAACTAACCATTGACCAGCTTAGGTTCATAGCCAGAAAGCAACTCGCTAAGCAACGACTCCTCTCGCTTGCTCAAGGGGGGCTCACAGGTGTTGGCGGACCGTTGTTTACATTAAGTGATCTTCCTCTTGTCCTTGCAATTAACCTGCGTACCATTCAACAGCTCGCAATGACGTATGGATATGACTTGCGTAAACCTTATGAAATGATGTTCGTCCTGAAAGTATTTCACGTCGTTTCGTTGCCGCGTCACTTTCAGTATCCTGCATGGAAGGATCTTGAAAAAGAAGCCGAGTCAGCAGATGAAGAATGGTTATTTTACGATGGAGATGAGAATATCATTTCTCAAGCTTGGATGCAGCGCCCACTTCAAAATATAACAAAACTCTTCTTGCTTACAATGTTGCGAAAAAAACTCGTCCAAGGAATTCCTTTGTTCGGTATTATTACAGGGGCAACTATTAATTACCGGTTTACGAGGCAAATAGCTGAGGGAGCGCATCAATTTTATGGGAAAAGACACTTACAGGAAAAACTACGCAGGTAA
- a CDS encoding 3'-5' exoribonuclease YhaM family protein yields MKTIANAQEGERLVGFFLVKEREVRIAANGDEYMNLVLGDESGTIPSKIWEVTDQQKSAVQKKTILKVDGQIRLFRGKKQLQINRVRVASEEDQIDIQSLVQKSRTPREELWHDLRMIVDDIHSETYNAIIRKILGDKEIREGLTTLPASKTMHHSYYAGLLEHVVSLCHATLQLLSVYPDLNKDLLITTCLLHDIGKTRWISDAITPDYTEEGELMGHLVMSVEMINEATTQAGISIQNEEVVALKHCILSQFGEVEKGFGSPISGKLPEAIFFNAIEELDARLNVVEMAKV; encoded by the coding sequence ATGAAGACAATTGCAAACGCACAAGAAGGGGAAAGGCTGGTTGGTTTTTTTCTCGTAAAGGAAAGGGAAGTCCGCATAGCTGCTAACGGGGATGAATATATGAATTTGGTTCTAGGTGATGAGTCCGGCACCATTCCATCTAAAATATGGGAAGTCACGGATCAACAAAAAAGCGCCGTCCAAAAGAAGACGATCTTAAAAGTCGATGGTCAAATTCGCTTATTCCGAGGAAAGAAACAATTGCAAATCAACCGTGTACGAGTCGCTTCTGAGGAAGACCAAATCGATATCCAAAGTCTTGTCCAAAAATCAAGGACACCAAGGGAAGAACTGTGGCATGACTTAAGAATGATCGTTGATGATATTCATAGTGAAACGTACAATGCAATTATCCGGAAAATCCTTGGAGATAAAGAAATTAGAGAAGGGCTTACGACACTTCCTGCCTCAAAAACGATGCACCATTCATACTATGCAGGCTTATTGGAGCATGTCGTTTCGTTATGTCATGCTACTTTACAATTGCTTTCTGTATATCCAGACTTAAACAAAGACTTGTTAATCACGACTTGTTTATTACACGATATCGGAAAAACAAGGTGGATAAGCGATGCGATTACACCTGATTATACGGAAGAAGGTGAGCTCATGGGGCATCTAGTCATGAGTGTGGAAATGATAAATGAAGCGACCACTCAAGCAGGAATTTCGATTCAAAATGAGGAAGTAGTGGCGTTAAAACACTGTATTTTAAGTCAATTTGGTGAGGTAGAAAAGGGTTTTGGAAGTCCTATTTCCGGTAAACTGCCAGAAGCGATTTTTTTTAATGCAATTGAAGAGTTGGACGCAAGATTGAACGTCGTTGAAATGGCAAAGGTTTAG
- a CDS encoding acetate kinase: MSKIIAINAGSSSLKFQLLEMPDETVVTKGVVERIGLNDSIFTIEVDGEKQKDILNLEDHAQAVKILLDKLTFNGIIQSLDEIEGIGHRVVHGGEKFNDSVVITEEVIKGIEEVSELAPLHNPANLVGIRAFQEVLPNVPAVAVFDTAFHQTMPKQSYLYSLPYEYYEEYGIRKYGFHGTSHKYVSQRAAEILGRPLDQLRLISCHLGNGASIAAIEEGKSIDTSMGFTPLAGVTMGTRSGNIDPALIPYIMEKTEMSAEDVIQVLNKKSGMLALSGFSSDLRDIEESADEGNDRSELAMNVFTSRIHKYIGSYAARMHGLDAVIFTAGIGENSDTIRAQVLEGLEFMGIYWDPALNKVRGEEAFVNYPHSPVKVIVIPTNEEVMLARDTVRLTQ, encoded by the coding sequence ATGTCAAAAATAATAGCCATCAACGCTGGAAGCTCATCTTTAAAGTTTCAACTGTTAGAAATGCCGGATGAAACAGTTGTAACAAAAGGTGTCGTTGAACGGATTGGATTAAATGATTCCATCTTCACAATTGAAGTGGATGGGGAAAAGCAAAAAGATATTCTTAATCTTGAAGATCATGCACAAGCGGTTAAAATACTGCTGGATAAACTTACTTTCAATGGTATTATTCAATCGTTGGATGAGATAGAAGGAATCGGCCACCGTGTTGTTCACGGGGGAGAAAAGTTTAATGATTCCGTTGTAATCACTGAAGAAGTGATTAAAGGAATTGAGGAAGTGTCTGAGCTGGCACCATTACACAACCCAGCTAACTTAGTGGGGATTCGGGCATTTCAGGAAGTGCTTCCCAATGTGCCTGCTGTAGCCGTCTTTGATACAGCATTCCATCAAACGATGCCAAAACAATCTTATTTGTACAGCTTGCCTTATGAGTATTATGAGGAATACGGCATTCGTAAATATGGGTTCCACGGCACGTCTCACAAATACGTTTCACAACGTGCAGCTGAGATCCTTGGACGTCCACTGGATCAACTTCGCTTGATTTCATGTCACTTAGGAAATGGTGCGAGTATTGCAGCGATTGAAGAAGGAAAATCCATTGATACATCTATGGGCTTTACACCGCTTGCTGGTGTTACAATGGGAACTCGCTCTGGTAACATTGACCCCGCGTTAATTCCGTATATTATGGAAAAAACAGAAATGAGTGCTGAAGACGTTATTCAAGTGTTGAATAAGAAGAGTGGAATGCTTGCTCTATCTGGTTTTTCAAGTGACCTCCGTGATATCGAAGAGTCTGCTGATGAAGGAAATGACCGTTCAGAATTAGCAATGAACGTATTTACATCTCGTATTCACAAATATATCGGTTCGTATGCGGCGCGTATGCACGGATTGGATGCGGTTATCTTCACGGCAGGGATTGGTGAAAACAGTGACACGATCCGCGCTCAAGTGCTAGAAGGCCTTGAGTTTATGGGGATTTACTGGGACCCAGCCTTAAACAAGGTTCGAGGAGAAGAAGCGTTCGTTAACTATCCTCACTCGCCAGTAAAAGTCATTGTTATTCCAACAAACGAAGAAGTTATGCTTGCAAGAGATACCGTACGTTTAACTCAATAA
- a CDS encoding class I SAM-dependent methyltransferase, with translation MIHSETNTEKLYTALDQVAELIQEKSDLPYLEALPEGGQSILDNESTVQLTSEDQQKMSEIIQSAPLLDQLKAEEIRKAFQLAVLKGMKEATQPHHAMTPDAVSLFMGHLVEQLVIEKEKTQVLLDPAVGSGNLLTAVMNQARVSIHAVGGDADETLIKLAFVNANMQQQDVDLFHQDSIATPYVHNVDLVVSDLPIGYYPDDQKAATFNLQSDEGHSFVHHLLIEQSLKHVKPGGFLIFLIPNFLFETEEAQNLHTFLKEEALIYSLLQLPKSMFKNEQQGKSIFVIRKRAKGIIEPRQALLAELPSFTNQEALSDMVKNINEWFSSYLKKEQ, from the coding sequence TTGATACATTCAGAAACCAATACAGAAAAACTATATACCGCACTCGATCAAGTTGCTGAACTCATTCAAGAAAAGAGCGATTTGCCTTACCTAGAAGCGTTACCTGAAGGTGGTCAATCGATTTTAGATAATGAGAGTACAGTTCAACTAACAAGTGAAGATCAACAAAAAATGAGTGAAATCATTCAATCTGCCCCCTTACTTGACCAGCTAAAAGCAGAAGAGATTCGAAAGGCGTTTCAACTAGCTGTCCTTAAGGGGATGAAAGAAGCAACTCAGCCGCATCATGCGATGACACCAGATGCCGTTAGTTTGTTTATGGGTCATCTTGTCGAACAGCTTGTCATCGAAAAAGAAAAAACACAAGTCCTCCTTGACCCGGCGGTTGGTTCTGGAAACCTTCTTACTGCGGTGATGAATCAAGCAAGGGTAAGCATTCATGCCGTCGGTGGTGACGCCGATGAAACGTTAATTAAGTTAGCTTTTGTAAATGCAAATATGCAGCAACAAGACGTTGACCTTTTCCATCAAGATAGTATTGCTACTCCTTATGTGCATAATGTCGACTTGGTTGTTTCAGATTTGCCTATAGGCTATTATCCAGACGACCAAAAAGCAGCGACTTTCAACTTACAAAGCGACGAAGGCCATTCCTTTGTCCATCATTTGTTGATCGAGCAAAGCTTAAAACACGTAAAACCAGGTGGATTTCTCATTTTCCTAATCCCGAATTTCTTATTTGAAACAGAAGAAGCACAAAATTTACATACGTTTTTAAAGGAAGAAGCGCTTATTTATTCTTTACTTCAACTGCCAAAATCGATGTTCAAAAATGAACAGCAGGGGAAAAGTATTTTTGTTATCCGTAAACGGGCAAAGGGCATCATTGAACCAAGGCAAGCTCTTTTGGCAGAACTCCCGTCATTTACAAACCAGGAAGCACTAAGTGATATGGTAAAGAACATCAACGAGTGGTTTTCTTCCTATTTGAAAAAAGAACAATAG
- the tpx gene encoding thiol peroxidase, whose protein sequence is MAEVTFKEKPVTLMGNQVSVGDSAPDFTVLANDLSEVKLSDSKGKVRLISVVPSIDTGVCEQQTRRFNEEAAKLDNVEILTISVDLPFAQKRWCAAEGIDNLQVLSDHRDLSFGNNYAVAIEELRLLSRSIFVIDSNDKVTYVEYVSEVTNHPDYDAALEAAKSAQ, encoded by the coding sequence ATGGCAGAAGTAACATTTAAAGAAAAACCAGTCACACTAATGGGGAATCAAGTATCCGTTGGAGATTCAGCACCTGATTTTACCGTACTAGCCAATGACCTTTCAGAAGTGAAGTTATCTGACAGCAAGGGAAAGGTTCGACTCATCAGCGTTGTTCCATCTATTGATACAGGGGTTTGTGAACAACAAACACGTCGATTTAATGAAGAAGCAGCGAAATTAGATAATGTAGAAATTCTTACAATCAGCGTAGACTTACCATTCGCTCAAAAACGTTGGTGTGCAGCAGAAGGTATTGATAACCTTCAAGTTCTATCTGATCACCGCGATTTAAGCTTTGGTAATAATTACGCCGTAGCCATCGAAGAGCTTCGTTTACTTTCACGCTCTATCTTTGTTATCGACAGTAATGATAAAGTGACATACGTAGAATACGTTTCGGAAGTGACAAATCATCCTGATTATGATGCTGCTCTTGAAGCGGCGAAAAGTGCACAATAA
- the ytfJ gene encoding GerW family sporulation protein codes for MSEHPIQGLMKTAMENLKEMVDVNTIVGDPVETPDGSVIMPVSKVGFGFAAGGSEFIVETKGSHGEQDEKHPFGGGSGGGVSITPIAFLIVNTQGVKMVHLDQSTHLYEKLLEFAPQVVDKIQQMMQSQKQSGNQGQQTQQNFSGKNGQQLDF; via the coding sequence ATGTCTGAACATCCAATTCAAGGGTTAATGAAAACAGCGATGGAAAACTTGAAAGAAATGGTAGATGTAAATACCATTGTAGGTGATCCAGTTGAAACACCAGATGGCAGTGTCATTATGCCAGTATCCAAAGTGGGGTTTGGTTTCGCTGCAGGCGGAAGTGAGTTTATCGTAGAAACGAAAGGGTCGCATGGTGAACAAGACGAAAAACATCCTTTTGGCGGGGGGAGTGGTGGCGGAGTCTCCATTACGCCAATTGCTTTTCTCATCGTTAATACTCAAGGAGTGAAAATGGTTCACTTAGACCAAAGTACACACTTGTACGAAAAACTTTTAGAATTCGCTCCTCAAGTTGTGGATAAAATCCAACAAATGATGCAATCACAAAAACAATCTGGAAATCAAGGTCAACAAACACAACAGAATTTTTCAGGTAAAAATGGCCAGCAGCTTGATTTTTAA
- a CDS encoding DUF2953 domain-containing protein: MTWLLWILGFIVVFIVLVLLIAISTLRVDIHYVHNGDDDELNAKFVLWKIIRYSLKVPVIAIDKETATVVFEEEEDSAVGHKEKKDKMSPRDMLYDIKQFQRFLKHVVGFHTIVRHFLMTVSVNRLSWKSVIGTTDASLSGSISGLLWAVKGNVVGVIGNYMRMRTLPYMAIQPVYNMVISRTELKCMITFRMGHAIIAAIKVVRHWRKGKPLLPSQKTEKGRDMNV; this comes from the coding sequence GTGACCTGGTTATTATGGATTCTTGGTTTTATTGTTGTTTTTATTGTGCTCGTATTACTCATTGCGATTTCTACCCTCCGTGTTGATATTCATTACGTACATAATGGGGACGATGATGAACTAAACGCCAAATTTGTACTTTGGAAAATCATTCGCTATTCACTTAAGGTACCTGTTATTGCTATAGATAAAGAAACCGCAACTGTGGTATTCGAAGAGGAAGAAGATTCTGCTGTTGGTCATAAAGAAAAAAAAGATAAAATGTCTCCTCGAGATATGCTATACGATATTAAGCAATTTCAACGTTTTTTAAAGCATGTAGTTGGATTTCATACCATAGTACGACATTTTTTAATGACCGTGTCCGTTAACCGATTATCATGGAAATCCGTAATCGGTACTACCGATGCTTCATTGTCTGGCAGTATTTCGGGTCTTTTATGGGCTGTTAAAGGGAATGTTGTTGGGGTCATTGGGAACTATATGAGAATGAGAACTCTACCATACATGGCGATACAACCTGTATACAATATGGTTATATCAAGAACAGAGCTTAAATGTATGATCACATTTCGCATGGGGCATGCTATCATCGCGGCCATTAAAGTGGTACGGCATTGGCGAAAAGGAAAACCTCTATTACCATCACAAAAGACAGAAAAAGGGAGGGATATGAATGTCTGA
- a CDS encoding RDD family protein, whose amino-acid sequence MNESHSNSKHTENEDKFEQQVYEQENEEVAEVHYGGFWMRFWAYLVDLLVVSSINGVVVGIFLTMIGLDNLTFGIYSLAGLMTALVSYSYFVIMTKLIRQTLGKRIFGLLVISESEDTLTWGDVVFREVVGRFIHRSLLITNLLYFIVPFDSRKRGLHDKFADTAVVLEPRTPRT is encoded by the coding sequence ATGAATGAGTCTCACTCCAACTCAAAGCATACAGAAAATGAAGATAAATTCGAACAACAAGTTTATGAGCAAGAAAATGAAGAGGTAGCGGAAGTCCATTATGGCGGCTTCTGGATGAGGTTTTGGGCTTATCTTGTCGATTTACTCGTCGTATCCAGCATTAACGGAGTCGTAGTTGGTATATTTTTGACCATGATTGGTTTAGACAACTTGACCTTTGGCATCTACTCCCTTGCTGGACTTATGACTGCCCTTGTGAGCTACTCTTATTTCGTAATAATGACGAAATTAATAAGACAAACTTTAGGGAAGCGGATTTTTGGTTTATTGGTCATCTCTGAAAGTGAGGATACTCTAACCTGGGGCGATGTTGTGTTTAGGGAAGTCGTTGGCCGGTTTATTCATCGCTCTCTTCTCATAACAAACCTGTTATATTTCATTGTCCCATTCGACTCTCGAAAACGAGGTCTTCATGATAAGTTTGCCGATACAGCTGTTGTTTTAGAGCCCAGAACCCCTCGAACATAG
- the sppA gene encoding signal peptide peptidase SppA: MSGKRWTALIIAAVLFIASSAVTTVFSVFSMDLDDLFDGEEVVDEHVLESGNGRGKIVVLHLNGVIQSSYDAPSLFEASTYNHGRFLKQLDAAANDGTVDGIIISVNTPGGGVMESDQIHDKIVEIQEDYRKPVYVSMGSMAASGGYYIAAPATQVFAHPQTMTGSIGVIMQSINVSELAEDLGIQSEVIKSGPYKDIMSATREMTDDERQILQDMIDESYDRFVDIIVEGRELPRDQVEELADGRIYTGNQAYEADLVDELGDLDDVIEVFRDDIGKGDIDVVEYRQPLGFPSLFGATAQAFLGDQLSVYSMKEWIQQSHAPRLMYLYTE, translated from the coding sequence ATGAGTGGAAAACGTTGGACAGCGCTGATTATTGCTGCTGTATTGTTTATTGCATCGAGTGCTGTCACTACGGTGTTTAGTGTGTTTTCAATGGATTTAGATGACCTTTTTGACGGTGAAGAGGTTGTAGATGAGCATGTTTTGGAAAGTGGAAATGGGCGCGGAAAAATTGTGGTCTTACATTTAAACGGAGTCATTCAAAGCAGCTACGATGCTCCTTCTTTATTTGAAGCCTCTACATACAATCACGGGCGTTTTTTAAAGCAGCTTGATGCTGCAGCTAATGATGGGACAGTAGACGGAATTATTATTAGTGTAAATACTCCTGGCGGGGGCGTGATGGAAAGTGACCAGATTCACGATAAAATTGTCGAAATTCAAGAAGATTATCGTAAACCAGTTTATGTAAGTATGGGCAGTATGGCTGCAAGTGGTGGGTATTACATCGCGGCTCCTGCGACACAGGTTTTTGCTCATCCACAAACAATGACGGGCTCCATTGGTGTCATTATGCAGTCGATTAATGTAAGTGAGCTTGCTGAAGATCTTGGGATCCAGTCTGAAGTAATAAAAAGTGGTCCGTATAAAGACATTATGTCTGCAACTCGGGAGATGACGGATGATGAGAGACAAATTCTCCAGGATATGATTGATGAATCATACGACCGTTTTGTGGATATTATTGTAGAAGGTCGAGAGCTTCCTCGTGATCAAGTGGAAGAGCTTGCTGATGGTCGGATTTATACTGGTAATCAAGCGTATGAGGCCGATTTAGTTGATGAATTAGGGGATTTGGATGATGTAATTGAAGTTTTCCGTGATGATATTGGAAAAGGGGATATCGATGTTGTTGAATATCGCCAACCACTTGGTTTCCCATCGCTTTTTGGTGCTACAGCACAAGCCTTCCTGGGAGATCAACTGTCTGTTTATTCTATGAAAGAATGGATACAGCAATCGCATGCTCCACGGTTGATGTATTTATATACGGAATGA
- a CDS encoding NAD kinase: MPDRKNVYLHYVETDETKHKVEHLRELGKKYNFHLVDHIGDANIIASIGGDGTFLQSLRRTNFQEDCLYLAINDDHLGFYSDFDLDNLEGIEEAMKTDMVEVLRYPLLEVTVDGQKSFYCLNECSIRSTVIKTFVIDVYIDDLHFETFRGDGLVISTPTGSTAYNKSLKGAIVDPRLASMQLTEMASLNNNEYRTLGSPLLLSGDRELVLRIVQDGNDYPIIGADNEALSIRNSKEVKIRVADRQVKMLKLKDNSFLHKVKRSFINQ; encoded by the coding sequence ATGCCAGACAGAAAAAATGTTTACCTCCACTATGTTGAAACAGATGAAACGAAGCATAAGGTCGAGCATTTGAGAGAATTAGGAAAAAAGTATAACTTCCATCTCGTCGATCACATAGGTGATGCAAATATTATTGCCAGCATTGGTGGAGATGGTACTTTTTTACAATCCTTAAGAAGAACGAACTTTCAAGAAGACTGTCTTTATCTTGCAATTAATGACGATCATTTGGGCTTTTATTCCGATTTTGATCTAGACAACCTTGAAGGAATTGAAGAAGCAATGAAAACGGATATGGTCGAAGTTCTTCGTTATCCTCTTCTTGAAGTTACGGTAGACGGACAAAAAAGTTTCTATTGTTTAAACGAATGTTCAATTCGATCAACGGTTATTAAAACATTTGTCATTGATGTCTATATCGACGATCTACACTTTGAAACATTTAGAGGTGACGGTCTTGTCATTTCCACTCCAACAGGCAGTACAGCTTATAACAAGTCACTAAAAGGTGCAATTGTAGATCCTCGACTCGCCTCTATGCAGCTCACAGAGATGGCCTCTTTAAATAATAATGAATACCGCACACTCGGTTCTCCGCTGTTGCTGAGCGGTGACCGTGAACTCGTACTCCGCATTGTTCAAGATGGAAACGACTACCCCATCATCGGTGCTGACAACGAAGCCTTAAGCATTCGTAACAGTAAAGAAGTAAAAATCCGGGTCGCAGACCGCCAAGTAAAGATGTTAAAGCTAAAAGACAATTCCTTTTTGCATAAAGTTAAACGTAGTTTTATAAATCAATAA
- a CDS encoding amidohydrolase, giving the protein MGTLWYGGKVRTLISENDVEEAIFVEGGLIKGVGTKKALTDTFAGKITEERNVHGGVIYPGFVDSHLHMIGHGEKLLRLNLSEITSVQELKKVLNDRKKELKKGEWLIADGFNENLFFPAEVPHRHELDEITTEHPIVLSRICRHAMLVNTYTLELAGIDSTTIEPPGGVIVKDDHGVPTGYLLDQAQEFIREVMPDIDQEYLTKALTVSLEDLLSKGFVGAHTEDLNYYGDSLLTLQTFLNVINGQEKKFRANLLVHHEVARPLREQGYHFGKLNRILEIGAVKIFADGSIGGRTALLREPYNDDQTTNGVAIHSREQLMKIVETARELSMPVAIHTIGDLALEYAIDALEAHPPLAGLKDRLIHLQVTAPDLLDRLEELPVVLDIQPRFVSSDFPWVEQRIGSERLKTSFAWKTYLDRGLACAGGSDAPIEPVDPILGIHAAVTRRKPEESHAGYYPKEKLSLFESLQLFTRGSAQAIGKEESRGVIKAGFTADFTILSDDLFELSPDEWFNVKVRKTVVDNTVMYETTEA; this is encoded by the coding sequence ATGGGGACATTGTGGTACGGAGGCAAAGTGCGTACATTAATTTCTGAAAACGACGTAGAAGAAGCGATTTTCGTAGAAGGAGGCTTGATCAAAGGAGTTGGAACGAAGAAAGCATTAACAGATACGTTTGCAGGGAAAATCACTGAGGAGCGAAATGTTCACGGCGGCGTGATCTACCCAGGCTTTGTAGATAGTCATTTACATATGATTGGTCACGGAGAAAAACTATTGCGCCTGAACTTGTCTGAAATTACAAGCGTACAAGAGTTGAAAAAGGTATTAAATGACAGGAAAAAAGAATTGAAAAAAGGTGAGTGGCTCATTGCTGATGGTTTTAACGAGAACTTATTTTTTCCAGCTGAAGTTCCTCACAGACATGAACTTGATGAGATAACCACTGAGCATCCGATTGTACTATCGCGGATTTGTCGCCATGCGATGCTTGTGAATACATATACTCTTGAACTAGCGGGTATTGATTCGACAACGATCGAACCTCCTGGTGGTGTCATTGTCAAGGATGATCATGGGGTGCCCACTGGCTACTTATTAGATCAAGCACAGGAATTCATTCGTGAGGTTATGCCTGACATTGATCAGGAATATTTAACAAAAGCCCTTACTGTTTCGTTGGAAGATTTATTATCAAAAGGGTTTGTCGGAGCTCATACCGAAGATTTGAATTACTATGGTGATAGCTTATTAACCCTTCAAACCTTTTTGAATGTTATTAATGGGCAAGAGAAAAAGTTCAGAGCTAACCTGCTAGTCCACCATGAAGTGGCCAGGCCATTACGAGAGCAAGGATACCACTTTGGCAAATTAAACCGGATTCTTGAAATTGGAGCTGTAAAGATTTTTGCGGATGGATCTATTGGTGGGCGGACTGCCTTATTAAGGGAGCCTTATAATGATGATCAGACAACAAATGGTGTCGCTATTCATAGTCGAGAACAGTTAATGAAAATTGTCGAGACAGCAAGAGAGCTTTCGATGCCTGTTGCGATTCATACGATAGGGGATTTGGCTCTTGAATATGCGATTGACGCGTTGGAGGCTCACCCGCCGCTAGCAGGCTTAAAAGACCGGCTTATCCATCTTCAAGTAACAGCTCCAGATTTACTAGACAGGCTGGAGGAGCTTCCAGTCGTTCTTGATATTCAACCGAGATTTGTCAGTTCAGATTTTCCTTGGGTCGAACAGCGTATCGGATCAGAACGGCTAAAAACTTCTTTTGCTTGGAAAACCTATTTAGACAGGGGACTGGCGTGTGCTGGAGGGTCTGATGCTCCAATTGAGCCAGTTGATCCCATTTTAGGCATTCACGCTGCAGTTACACGCAGAAAGCCTGAAGAAAGTCACGCAGGGTATTACCCAAAAGAGAAACTTTCTTTATTTGAGTCTTTACAGCTTTTTACACGCGGCAGCGCACAGGCAATTGGAAAAGAAGAGAGTCGCGGCGTGATAAAAGCAGGCTTTACTGCAGATTTTACGATCCTTTCAGACGACCTATTTGAGCTTTCTCCAGATGAATGGTTCAATGTAAAAGTAAGGAAAACAGTAGTAGATAATACGGTTATGTACGAAACCACGGAAGCTTGA
- a CDS encoding alpha/beta-type small acid-soluble spore protein: protein MANNRSSNQLVVPGVQQALDQMKYEIAQEFGVELGADSTSRANGSVGGEITKRLVQQAEQQLGGSK from the coding sequence ATGGCAAATAACAGAAGTTCGAACCAATTAGTAGTCCCTGGAGTACAACAAGCATTAGACCAAATGAAATACGAGATTGCTCAAGAATTCGGAGTTGAGCTTGGTGCTGATTCAACTTCTCGCGCTAACGGTTCCGTTGGTGGTGAGATCACAAAACGCTTAGTTCAACAAGCTGAGCAGCAATTAGGCGGTTCCAAATAA